One region of Plasmodium vivax chromosome 7, whole genome shotgun sequence genomic DNA includes:
- a CDS encoding 6-phosphofructokinase, putative (encoded by transcript PVX_099200A) produces MHNLNDNAGEGKKPSPDSLVKTMSVLLRDNECAFNMEEHEEQRSTDQGPSDKKDSEMIDCLMQKLTSKKFLVEKETKNSFYLVDNENMKIKKLKEHGHSASLNDDLSPLQYERIKYQPTLPKALASEYQLLEENHGDDFINKKDYEEIKQYLKNLHDMPILNVKETTNHESFKGGNVLKIGIILSGGPAPGGHNVISGIYDYAKRYNEQSQVIGFLGGIDGLYSKNYVTVTDSLMNRFRNLGGFNMLWSGRGKVRNKDDLIAIENIVAKLKLNGLVIIGGDGSNSNAALISEYFAERNIPISIIGIPKTIDGDLKSEAIEISFGFDTATKTYSEVIGNLCTDVKTGHNVYHVVRVMGRSASHVVLECALQTRPNIVLIGEEVEKEKLSLKDIVSNIVNTILKRRSLNKNYGVILIPEGLIEFVPEIKVLIGELNVILKEGPFDADKLKHSREVWDFLPSIIRDQLLMDRESTGYIQVGKIATERLIIVLVESELAKLNDNSLNIQFMAHYLGYEGRCAIPSNFDCNYCYALGYNAALLIDHKKTGYMSIIQNLEDSYANWIPAAIPFLRIMHVNRDNTGKEFPAVKRYLVDLNSPLFNVLKEVRSLWSLYDLYRAPGPIQFNGHLSNSRCYTVKIPTKDVLLCQNSDDLQLIISLANKTNHLGSSNITGGAEDGGASQMDLSGKDADLQSKGGELGAVGATSTGAHEKSLSSYSPDAGQHHSGTVAGKMITPPDMASEASINVDQVRNDFYEQHCSSYKSLGCMSELQTSRLYNKLELPELCSDLKAKVRAGKQYISNDPYTQKQILSNYPHMSYENKFQIQEIFHDKYATPISFEIKIGIVFLSRQAPGAMNVLCGLYHRLKLLKGVCIAFYGLYGLLNNKYIIIDDDNIAKHLNQGGLELTGNSPEHSLFDKENRNKVCETVTNLQLNGLVMPGSNVTITEAALLAEYFLEKKIPTSVVGIPLTGSNNLIHELIETCVGFDSSTKVYASLIGNVLTDAVSMPKYWHFIRLMGRSPSHEVLECALQTHPNMVIISEEYGAADKTLWRVVQDIADVVCARAELGKNYGTVLIPDALLMHLPHMKILLTEISDILNDANEKGQLVEARNDLVNLSTTQGAAAGTAGTAGTVAGAEQPLSASPWVLKLTPWSLALLKTFPQFIIKELLHVDLRSMRFEKLETEQLLLQMVKEELHQRKQKGKYSGSFMGLTHFFGYQGRSSLPSEFDCKLAYSYGHAASIVIESGLTGYIVSIRGLCGNIKDWKLFAIPFISLMKILPRGQGSKYLKSASKGDLPVIPSAPVDLNGKAYRSLKIALQKWQMEDRFCNPGPIQFEGNASIYYNRILFEEQSEYFEMLRYVECYANILKDTCRFGVSADYLKNVFVQLCGMLVLAYKPNDILSNMPYIGSIEDYYDWENQRKRMD; encoded by the coding sequence ATGCACAACTTGAACGACAACGCCGGAGAGGGTAAGAAGCCATCCCCGGACTCCCTCGTCAAAACGATGTCCGTGCTGCTAAGGGACAACGAATGCGCTTTCAATATGGAAGAGCACGAAGAGCAACGAAGCACAGATCAAGGACCGTCGGACAAAAAAGACAGTGAGATGATTGACTGTTTGATGCAAAAGCTGACGTCGAAAAAGTTCCTagtggaaaaggaaacgaagAACTCCTTCTACCTTGTAGATAACGAAaatatgaagataaaaaagttaaaggaACATGGCCATTCGGCATCGCTAAATGATGATTTGAGTCCTCTGCAGTATGAGAGGATAAAGTACCAACCCACATTACCCAAGGCGTTGGCAAGCGAGTACCAGCTATTGGAAGAGAACCACGGGGatgattttattaacaaaaaggatTATGAGGAGATCAAACAGTATTTGAAGAACCTGCACGATATGCCCATTTTGAACGTGAAGGAAACGACTAACCATGAATCTTTTAAGGGAGGAAATGTGTTAAAAATTGGGATCATCCTCTCAGGTGGTCCCGCCCCAGGTGGCCACAACGTCATATCTGGTATATATGACTATGCTAAGAGGTACAACGAGCAGTCGCAGGTTATTGGCTTTTTAGGAGGCATCGATGGCTTGTATAGCAAAAACTACGTCACCGTTACGGACTCGTTGATGAATCGATTTAGGAACTTGGGTGGGTTCAACATGCTGTGGTCAGGCCGAGGGAAGGTGAGAAATAAAGACGACTTGATTGCCATCGAAAATATTGTTGCCAAGTTGAAGCTGAACGGGTTGGTAATAATCGGAGGGGATGGATCCAACAGTAACGCAGCATTGATTTCTGAGTACTTCGCGGAGAGGAACATTCCCATTTCTATTATTGGCATCCCGAAGACCATCGATGGGGatttaaaaagtgaagcaATTGAAATTAGCTTTGGATTCGACACCGCCACGAAGACGTATTCAGAAGTGATAGGCAATCTGTGTACTGATGTGAAGACCGGGCATAATGTATACCACGTGGTGAGGGTGATGGGGAGGTCCGCCTCCCATGTGGTGTTGGAGTGCGCTCTGCAGACGAGGCCGAACATAGTCCTCATaggggaggaagtggagaaggagaagctatCCCTAAAGGATATCGTAAGCAACATTGTGAATACCATTTTGAAGAGAAGGTCGCTTAACAAAAACTACGGAGTTATTTTAATTCCCGAGGGGTTGATCGAATTTGTGCCCGAAATTAAGGTTTTGATTGGCGAGCTGAACGTCATTTTGAAGGAAGGCCCTTTTGATGCGGATAAATTGAAGCACTCCAGAGAGGTGTGGGATTTCCTGCCCAGTATCATTCGGGACCAGCTTCTAATGGATAGGGAATCCACCGGGTATATTCAAGTGGGCAAAATCGCAACGGAGAGGTTAATCATTGTTCTGGTCGAATcggagctagccaaattgaATGACAACAGTTTGAACATTCAGTTTATGGCTCACTATTTAGGGTACGAGGGGAGGTGTGCCATCCCGTCCAACTTCGATTGCAACTATTGCTATGCGTTGGGGTATAATGCCGCTCTGCTAATTGATCATAAGAAGACGGGGTACATGTCTATCATACAGAATTTGGAAGATTCGTATGCGAATTGGATCCCCGCCGCCATTCCGTTTTTGCGCATCATGCATGTGAATAGGGACAACACAGGGAAGGAGTTCCCCGCTGTGAAGAGGTACCTCGTCGATTTGAACAGCCCCCTTTTCAACGTGTTGAAAGAAGTCCGTAGTTTGTGGTCCCTCTACGATTTGTACAGAGCCCCTGGGCCGATTCAGTTCAATGGGCACTTGAGCAACTCCAGGTGCTACACGGTGAAGATACCCACGAAGGATGTGCTGTTGTGTCAGAACTCGGACGACTTGCAGTTGATTATCAGTTTGGCGAATAAGACCAACCATTTAGGAAGCAGCAACATCACCGGAGGTGCAGAAGATGGGGGGGCCAGCCAGATGGACTTAAGCGGAAAAGATGCCGATTTGCAGAGTAAGGGGGGCGAACTTGGTGCGGTTGGCGCCACATCGACGGGGGCGCACGAAAAGAGCTTATCCTCTTACAGCCCCGATGCGGGACAACACCACTCTGGAACCGTCGCAGGGAAGATGATTACCCCCCCGGACATGGCGAGCGAGGCGAGTATCAACGTGGATCAAGTGAGAAACGACTTCTACGAACAGCACTGCTCCAGTTACAAGTCCCTAGGGTGCATGTCCGAGTTGCAGACCTCCAGGCTGTATAACAAATTGGAGCTGCCTGAACTGTGCTCCGATTTGAAGGCCAAAGTGAGGGCAGGAAAACAGTACATATCGAATGACCCCTACACACAGAAGCAGATCTTGTCCAATTACCCCCACATgtcatatgaaaataaatttcaaatTCAGGAGATTTTCCACGATAAGTATGCCACGCCGATCTCgtttgaaataaaaataggaaTTGTCTTTCTGTCTAGACAGGCTCCCGGGGCGATGAACGTTCTGTGTGGTCTGTACCACCGACTGAAGCTTCTGAAAGGGGTGTGCATTGCCTTTTACGGGTTATATGGCCTCTTAAATAATAAGTACATCATTATAGACGACGACAATATAGCGAAGCATTTGAACCAGGGAGGATTGGAGTTGACTGGAAATTCCCCGGAGCATTCCCTATTTGATAAGGAGAACCGAAATAAGGTGTGCGAAACGGTCACCAATTTGCAGCTCAACGGGTTGGTGATGCCTGGGTCCAATGTCACCATCACGGAAGCGGCCCTCCTTGCGGAGTACTTCCTGGAAAAGAAGATCCCCACCTCCGTTGTGGGAATTCCTCTAACGGGTTCGAATAATTTGATTCACGAGTTGATAGAAACGTGCGTAGGGTTTGACAGCAGCACGAAAGTGTATGCCTCTCTCATTGGAAATGTCCTTACAGATGCGGTGAGCATGCCGAAGTATTGGCATTTCATTCGTCTAATGGGAAGATCTCCTTCGCATGAAGTCCTCGAGTGCGCCCTGCAGACTCACCCGAATATGGTCATCATCTCGGAGGAGTATGGGGCGGCGGATAAGACGCTCTGGAGAGTCGTCCAAGACATTGCGGACGTCGTCTGTGCGAGGGCCGAGTTGGGAAAGAACTACGGGACGGTGTTAATCCCCGATGCGCTCCTCATGCATCTGCCCCATATGAAGATTCTGCTGACCGAAATTAGCGACATACTGAACGACGCCAATGAGAAGGGGCAGCTGGTCGAGGCGAGGAACGACTTGGTGAATCTCTCCACCACGCAGGGTGCGGCGGCGGGTACGGCGGGTACAGCGGGTACAGTGGCGGGAGCGGAGCAGCCCCTGTCCGCTTCTCCTTGGGTGCTAAAACTAACCCCGTGGAGTTTGGCCCTGCTGAAGACCTTCCCCCAGTTCATCATCAAGGAGCTCCTGCACGTGGATTTGAGGTCCATGCGGTTTGAAAAGCTAGAGACAGAGCAGCTGCTCCTGCAaatggtgaaggaggaaCTGCATCAgagaaagcaaaagggaaagtaCTCTGGAAGTTTCATGGGATTGACCCACTTCTTTGGCTACCAAGGTCGTTCGTCCTTGCCATCCGAATTTGATTGTAAGTTGGCCTATTCCTACGGTCATGCAGCTTCCATAGTGATTGAAAGTGGCCTCACAGGGTACATCGTCTCGATAAGGGGGCTCTGTGGAAATATTAAAGACTGGAAATTGTTCGCCATCCCATTTATATCATTGATGAAGATTTTGCCCCGCGGACAGGGCAGCAAATATTTGAAGAGCGCCTCCAAGGGGGACCTCCCCGTCATCCCTAGTGCGCCGGTTGACCTGAACGGCAAGGCGTATAGAAGCTTAAAAATTGCTTTGCAAAAGTGGCAGATGGAGGATAGGTTTTGCAACCCGGGTCCCATCCAGTTTGAGGGAAATGCTTCCATCTATTACAACCGCATTTTGTTCGAAGAGCAGTCCGAGTATTTCGAGATGCTTCGCTACGTGGAGTGCTACGCGAACATTTTGAAGGACACCTGCCGCTTCGGGGTCTCAGCGGATTACCTGAAGAACGTGTTCGTGCAGCTGTGCGGCATGCTTGTGCTCGCCTACAAGCCGAACGACATTCTCTCCAACATGCCCTACATCGGCAGCATCGAGGATTACTACGACTGGGAGAACCAGCGCAAGCGGATGGACTGA
- a CDS encoding hypothetical protein, conserved (encoded by transcript PVX_099195A) → MTTSACRALLRIIKKEAHILPVYVIRRRSVSHDTLAGIPWMSHSRITKTIERVSNEGPYDRITWERLSERANKIINTFNIKEMGRILQAYSKVNYRDVKIILKFTEKIKKGDVHKMDMLACAHICHSLNALNYFDRKLFELILLQFLKLPVGDNSNAFPLIVTLNAFSKHCNDSSFRELTLKLLIFVLTNYAKCRKSFTPQGLAMLLNCFSQVTKPTPEFLQVERSKLGRIYIQGGGERDQVSNPYGEQHRDVVTLMHGSGEEEEGVAHTGASPPKEKTPRTPKITPCLSTVTHLGSPPRQGDESDIEGDMHNCAYHQSVLAEMDEEMLLREGGLPRWERDDTKPKCSFDGGQNNVVEIALNGGKPPQGARSQQTEELKSMFLSILLEVTKEVGKMNTQSLSLIINACCRVWFEVPREFLKIIFEETIRKIQLATIRHLSLIINGFIKLGVPEPGYVSAVFRQVEKKVHSCDEQQLSFILGGMVKLGWAGIASTTVTGDVAPNPVGGASPSRAPPSGGHTSPSKHLLDSLNAKFILMARRMNISTLCNVLYCYAKLGISHEDAYQLFQIYFAKQIDQATLHHLAIAAYVLSKRRIKNDTTCMIVKRSENLLQKMEAPLDTSTTKCLLILVNSFSELGIYSRVFCSHLRFVFRARGGEVEQGGSDGGEAERPLPNWRDSPTHEADPPLNVKRITNKGVYLSRKAVSLYAGSLQVEDEGVG, encoded by the coding sequence ATGACGACGTCGGCGTGTAGAGCGCTCCTTCGAATAATTAAGAAGGAGGCACACATACTGCCCGTTTATGTAATAAGGAGGAGGTCCGTCTCGCATGACACGTTGGCGGGCATCCCCTGGATGAGTCACAGCAGAATTACGAAGACGATCGAGCGGGTGTCCAATGAGGGTCCATACGACCGGATCACCTGGGAGAGGCTAAGCGAAAGAgcaaacaaaataattaacacCTTCAACATCAAAGAAATGGGAAGAATACTCCAGGCATATTCAAAAGTGAATTATCGCgacgtaaaaataattttaaaatttactgaaaagataaaaaagggagatgTACATAAAATGGACATGCTAGCCTGTGCGCATATTTGCCATTCTTTAAATGcgttaaattattttgatagaaaattatttgagTTAAttcttttgcaatttttgaaGCTTCCTGTTGGAGACAATTCTAATGCCTTTCCACTGATTGTAACTTTAAATGCCTTTTCTAAACATTGCAACGATTCTTCATTTCGCGAACTGACTTTGaagcttctcatttttgttctGACCAATTATGCCAAGTGTAGGAAGTCCTTTACCCCGCAGGGGCTGGCTATGCTGCTCAACTGCTTCTCCCAGGTCACCAAGCCGACTCCCGAATTTTTGCAAGTTGAAAGAAGCAAGCTGGGGAGAATTTACATAcaaggagggggggagcgggaCCAGGTGAGCAACCCCTATGGAGAGCAGCACAGGGACGTAGTTACGCTAATGCATGGCAgtggggaggaggaagagggggtAGCCCACAcgggtgcttccccccctaaGGAGAAAACCCCCCGGACACCAAAAATAACCCCATGCTTAAGTACTGTGACTCACTTGGGGAGTCCCCCCAGGCAGGGGGACGAAAGCGACATCGAGGGAGACATGCACAACTGTGCGTACCACCAGAGTGTGCTGGCCGAAATGGACGAGGAGATGCTCCTGCGGGAGGGAGGCCTCCCCCGATGGGAGCGAGACGATACCAAACCGAAATGTAGCTTCGACGGGGGTCAAAATAACGTCGTAGAAATTGCATTAAACGGTGGGAAACCCCCACAGGGCGCACGAAGCCAACAGACGGAAGAGCTGAAGAGCATGTTTCTCTCAATACTCTTGGAGGTAACAAAAGAAGTGGGCAAAATGAACACCCAGTCGCTCTCCCTCATAATCAATGCGTGCTGTAGAGTTTGGTTTGAAGTTCCTAGagagtttttaaaaatcatttttgagGAAACGATTAGGAAGATCCAGCTAGCCACGATTAGACACCTGTCTCTAATCATCAATGGGTTCATCAAGTTGGGAGTCCCCGAGCCGGGCTACGTCTCCGCCGTCTTTCGCCAAGTTGAGAAGAAGGTGCACTCGTGCGATGAGCAGCAGCTGAGCTTCATCCTGGGCGGCATGGTCAAGTTGGGCTGGGCAGGCATTGCTTCTACCACTGTGACAGGCGACGTTGCTCCTAATCCGGTTGGCGGTGCCTCTCCCAGTAGAGCCCCCCCCAGCGGCGGGCATACCTCGCCGAGCAAGCACCTGCTGGACAGTCTAAACGCAAAGTTCATCCTCATGGCCAGGCGAATGAACATTTCCACCCTCTGCAATGTCCTCTATTGCTACGCCAAACTTGGCATCTCCCACGAGGACGCCTATCAACTgtttcaaatatattttgccAAGCAGATTGACCAGGCCACTCTCCACCACCTAGCCATAGCGGCGTACGTCCTATCGAAGAGGAGAATTAAAAACGACACAACGTGTATGATAGTGAAAAGGAGCGAAAATCtcttgcaaaaaatggaagcccCACTTGACACGTCCACCACCAAATGCTTGCTCATTCTAGTCAACAGCTTTAGCGAGCTGGGCATTTACTCGCGTGTGTTTTGTTCCCACCTGCGTTTCGTTTTTCGTGCACGGGGGGGCGAGGTGGAGCAGGGCGGCAGTGATGGCGGTGAAGCGGAGCGGCCACTCCCCAATTGGAGGGACAGTCCGACGCATGAAGCAGATCCCCCTCTTAATGTGAAGCGCATTACCAACAAAGGGGTTTACCTATCGCGTAAGGCGGTCTCCCTGTACGCTGGCTCTCTTCAAGTTGAGGACGAGGGGGTGGGCTGA
- a CDS encoding hypothetical protein, conserved (encoded by transcript PVX_099190A) gives MNSFFCEDTKEEEQLLQKIIKVKEDTLPGVILEILTNKCLSKRGPKGEQAKVKVEPHFSGDSLLRNETHDGWADQAQLAKKGEQKNVPPANYEMLNVQPAHRQLLSAPLDTNVFSFHLKKNGRVNADTFFIPYKSEKDEDVIREYTYSYSYYDVYSPSIERTNKLFHANNGPVCGAARGEEGMIHQKEVQIKQEKEDAEGEEDQLPPDGFAEWTIKQSETTEDETGGETPAEGLPLLTNEKLPCKAKNLEKFLVHFRGRLFIGCNLVYSHFKCKTFLGTIQGRELDEGETTTQGENDLHFVKKEIQTYNLIESATYWKQDEYPDVSDANVQKFLFLTVVPALCDYAEEEPADVLF, from the coding sequence ATGAACTCCTTCTTCTGCGAAGAcacgaaggaggaagaacagCTCCTCCAGAAAATCATCAAAGTGAAGGAGGACACCCTGCCCGGCGTCATCCTGGAGATACTGACGAACAAATGTCTCTCCAAGAGGGggccaaagggggagcaagCCAAAGTCAAAGTGGAGCCCCACTTTTCGGGGGACTCCCTCTTGAGGAATGAAACCCACGATGGGTGGGCCGACCAGgcgcagctagccaaaaagggggagcaaaaaaatgtcccACCTGCTAACTACGAAATGCTAAACGTCCAACCTGCTCACCGCCAACTGCTGAGCGCCCCGCTGGACACGAACGTCTTCTCCTTCCACCTGAAAAAGAACGGACGTGTAAACGCAGACACCTTTTTTATCCCCTATAAAAGCGAAAAGGATGAAGACGTCATAAGGGAGTACACGTATAGCTACAGCTACTACGACGTGTATAGCCCGAGCATCGAGCGGACCAACAAGCTCTTTCACGCGAATAATGGCCCGGTGTGTGGTGCTGCACGAGGGGAGGAGGGAATGATTCACCAGAAGGAGGTTCAAATAAAACAGGAGAAGGAAGACGCAGAGGGAGAGGAAGATCAATTACCTCCAGACGGATTTGCCGAATGGACCATAAAACAAAGTGAGACAACGGAAGACGaaacggggggagaaactCCAGCAGAAGGATTGCCCCTCCttacaaatgaaaaactcCCTtgtaaagcaaaaaatttggaaaaatttcTGGTTCATTTTAGGGGCAGATTATTCATCGGGTGTAATCTGGTCTATTCTCACTTCAAGTGCAAGACATTTCTTGGCACCATACAGGGTAGGGAGTTGGACGAAGGGGAGACCACCACACAGGGAGAAAACGATCTACActttgttaaaaaagaaatacaaacGTATAACTTAATTGAGAGTGCCACTTATTGGAAACAGGATGAGTATCCCGATGTGTCCGATGCGAACGTGCAGAAGTTTCTCTTCTTGACGGTCGTGCCGGCGCTGTGCGATTACGCGGAGGAGGAGCCCGCCGATGTGCTCTTTTAG
- a CDS encoding ubiquitin conjugating enzyme, putative (encoded by transcript PVX_099185A), translating into MSIAKKRLAQERAEWRKDHPAGFSAKYSPMSDGKGLDIMKWICKIPGKKGGLWEGGEFPLTMEFTEDYPSKPPKCKFTTVLFHPNIYPSGTVCLSILNEDEDWKPSITIKQILLGIQDLLDNPNPNSPAQAEPFLLYQQDRDSYEKKVKKQAMEFRPKD; encoded by the exons atgtctatTGCGAAGAAGAGGTTAGCACAGGAACGGGCGGAATGGAGGAAGGACCACCCCGCTGGTTTTTCAGCCAAGTATAGCCCCATGAGTGATGGGAAGGGCCTCGACATTATGAAATGGATTTGCAAAATACCCGGCAAGAAG GGAGGTCTGTGGGAAGGAGGCGAATTCCCCCTGACTATGGAGTTCACGGAGGACTACCCGAGCAAGCCCCCTAAGTGCAAGTTCACCACGGTGTTATTCCACCCGAATATTTACCCATCAG GAACGGTATGCTTGTCTATCCTAAACGAAGATGAGGATTGGAAGCCCTCCATAACGATTAAGCAAATACTGTTGGGCATCCAG GACCTGCTGGATAACCCCAACCCGAATTCGCCTGCACAAGCGGAGCCCTTTCTGCTCTACCAGCAGGACAGAGACTCGTACGAAAAGAAGGTCAAGAAGCAGGCCATGGAGTTTAGGCCCAAGGACTGA
- a CDS encoding NADH dehydrogenase, putative (encoded by transcript PVX_099180A): MSLKVRQNGVQSAVKNVKCLCENKREISTSRIYKGGKEKVVILGSGWGGIHFFISIDFKKYDVTLISPRSYFTFTPLLPCLCSGTLSAKVCTENISTFLRKKGSSGSYLQMECTDIVPEERQVICRDNQNNEVKISYDYLIISVGAKTNSFNIKGVEKYAFFVKDIQGVINIRRRFLDILSICSTERISNEEKKKLLHIVVVGGGPTGVEVAGEFADFINKDVKRKYKSIFPFISVSIIEGGNNLLPTFTQNISDFTRKTFRRSNINVLTNYYVTEVDEHNICVQSSVDTNEERKHIPYGILIWASGLAQTPLITNFLKKIPEQVNNKILNVNGHLAVIGIRQKNIYAIGDCKKIQPLQLHEHLNDVLHHFSSSSTTFSSDLLKSKASELSKKFPQVSQSKWDYRKNKRAQMDKQQFWEYLKQIDQNYKSPTPTAQNAKQEAYFLSNLFNTLVEKKADENHFPSFVEKWKGSIAYIGNHQVVAHLPFFEIRGGLFSFTFWKMVYIQLLLTWRSRFAFILDFLRTKICGRPFAK; encoded by the coding sequence ATGTCGCTGAAGGTCCGGCAGAATGGCGTACAGAGCGCGGTGAAAAACGTGAAGTGCCTGTGCGAGAACAAGCGAGAAATTAGCACGAGCAGGATttacaaagggggaaaggaaaaggtgGTGATCTTGGGGTCTGGGTGGGGAGgcattcacttttttataagcATAGATTTTAAGAAATACGACGTGACGCTAATCTCCCCGAGGAGTTACTTCACCTTCACCCCCTTGCTGCCCTGTCTGTGTAGTGGGACCCTAAGTGCCAAAGTATGTACAGAAAatatttccacttttttaagaaaaaagggatcCTCAGGAAGTTACCTGCAAATGGAATGCACAGATATTGTTCCCGAAGAGAGACAAGTCATCTGTAGAGACAACCAAAATAATGAAGTGAAGATTTCCTACGACTATTTAATCATATCGGTTGGGGCTAAGACAAACTCCTTTAACATTAAAGGGGTTGAAAAGTAcgccttttttgtaaagGATATCCAGGGGGTGATTAACATCCGCAGGAGGTTCCTAGATATACTGAGCATTTGCTCCACGGAGAGAATttcaaatgaagaaaaaaaaaaacttttacaCATCGTGGTGGTAGGGGGGGGACCCACAGGAGTGGAAGTTGCAGGAGAGTTCGCCGATTTCATTAATAAAGATGTCAAAAGGAAGTATAAAAGTATCTTCCCATTCATATCTGTGAGTATTATAGAAGGGGGGAACAACCTACTCCCCACCTTTACCCAAAACATTTCAGATTTTACCCGAAAAACATTCCGCCGCTCAAACATAAACGTACTCACCAACTACTACGTAACGGAGGTGGATGAGCATAACATATGCGTGCAGTCTAGTGTGGATACAAATGAAGAGAGGAAACACATCCCCTATGGCATTCTCATTTGGGCCAGTGGACTTGCTCAAACTCCGCTTATTaccaattttttgaaaaaaatacctgaacaagttaataataaaattttgaacgTAAATGGACACCTAGCCGTTATCGGAattaggcaaaaaaatatttacgcCATTGGGGATTGTAAAAAGATACAGCCTCTCCAGCTGCACGAACATTTGAATGACGTGTTGcatcatttttcttcctcctccacgaCCTTCTCATCCGATTTGCTCAAATCAAAGGCCAGTGAATTGTCTAAAAAGTTTCCCCAAGTTAGTCAATCCAAATGGGACtacaggaaaaataaaagggccCAAATGGATAAGCAGCAATTTTGGGAGTACCTCAAACAGATAGACCAGAATTACAAGTCGCCTACTCCTACTGCTCAGAATGCTAAACAGGAGGCCTATTTTTTGTCTAATCTTTTTAATACCCTCGTGGAGAAGAAGGCCGATGAGAATCACTTCCCTTCGTTTGTGGAGAAGTGGAAAGGGTCCATTGCCTACATAGGCAACCACCAGGTGGTCGCTCACCTCCCCTTTTTCGAAATTAGGGGAGgcctcttctccttcaccttcTGGAAAATGGTGTACATACAGCTGCTCCTCACGTGGAGATCCAGGTTTGCCTTTATTCTGGACTTTCTGCGCACTAAGATTTGCGGCCGGCCCTTCGCCAAATGA